In Pseudonocardia sp. DSM 110487, the sequence CCGCATCGCCATCGCCGGCATGGCGATCGAGTCGTCGGCCTACGCCGCGCACCGCGCCGACCACCGGGACTTCCACACCTCCACCGGCGACGCGCTGGTCGCCCGGTACCCGTTCCTCGCGCCCGCCTCCCCGCTGCGCGAGGCCGCCGAGTGGCTGGGCGTCTTCTACGCCCGATCCATCCCCGGCGGCGCCGTGCGGACCGAGGTCTACGAGGACTACTGCGAGCGGATCGTCACCGGCCTCGCCGCGCTGCACGCCGAGCGGCCGCTCGACGGGATCTACCTCGACGTGCACGGCGCGATGAGCGTGGTCGGCATGGACGACGCCGAGGGCGACCTCGTCACCCGCGTGCGCGGCGTCGTCGGGACCGACGTGCTCATCGGCGCGACGATGGACCTGCACGGCAACATCTCGCCGCGGTTCTTCGACCAGGTCGACCTGCCCACCTGCTACCGGCTCGCCCCGCACGAGGACGCCTGGGAGACCCGCGAGCGCGCGGCCCGCAATCTCGTGGCCCAGGTCCGCGTGGCACAGCTCCGGGACGGCGCCCGGCCGGTCCGCGCGTGGGTGAAGGTGCCGATCCTGCTGCCGGGCGAGAAGACCTCGACCCGCGTGGAGCCCGCCCGCAGCCTGTACGCCTCGCTCGCCGACGTCGAGCGGCGCGCCGGCGTCCTCGACGCCTCCATCTGGATCGGCTACGCCTGGGCCGACGAGCCGCGCTGCCACGCGAGCGTGATCGTCACCGGGCACGAGGCCGACGTGGTGCGGGCCGAGGCAGAGGGGATCGCGCGCCACCTGTGGTCGGTGCGCGAGGACTTCACGTTCGTCGGCCCGCCCGGCACGCTCGCCGACGGCGTGGCGGCGGCGCTGGCCGCGACGGAGACGCCGTACCTGGTCAGCGACTCCGGGGACAACCCCGGCGCGGGCGGCAGCGGCGACGTCACGTGGACGCTCACCCGGCTGCTCGGCATGCCCGAGCTCACCGGCGAAGACGCACCGCTCGTCTACGTCGCCTCGATCTTCGACGCCGCCGCGATCGAGGAGCTCGCCCGCCATGCGGTCGGCGACGAGGTCGTCGTGGTGGCCGGTGCCCGCGTGGACAACCGCGTCAGCGGCCCCGTCCGCATCGCCGGCACGCTGCTGAGCCTGACTGCGGGCGACCCGCACGCCGGGCGGATCGCCGTGATCGCCGTCGGCGGCCTGCGCGTGATCGTGACCGAGTTCCGCAAGGCGTTCCACGCCGCCGGCGACTTCCGCGCGCTCGGGCTGGAGCCGACCGAGGCCCGGGCGATCGTCACGAAGATCGGCTATCTCGAACCCACCCTGTACGACCTCGCGCGCGGCTGGACGCTCGCGCTGACCCCGGGACCGGTCGACCAGGACCTCGAACGCCTCGGCCACGAGCGGATCGCGCGGCCGATGTTCCCCTTCGACGCGTTCGACGCCGACCCCGACCTCACCGCGAGGGTGTCGGCATGAGCGAGCTTGCGAGCGAACCGTCGATTCGGCGCCTCGTCCTGGAGCTCGCGGTCCAGGACGTCCGGGGGATCGGGGTCGCGGCCCGGGTCCGTCCAGCCCGGATCGAGCTGTGCACCGCACTGGCCCTGGGCGGGCTGACCCCGCCGGGGAGCCTCATCGACGCCGCCGTGGCCGCGCGGGACGCGGGTGGCCCCGGCGTGCACGTCCTCATCCGGCCACGCTCCGGCGGGTTCACCTACGACGCCGACGAGCTGGCGGTGCTGCTCGCCGACTGCCGCGCTGCCGCCGAACACGGCGCGGACGGGATCGTCGTCGGTGCGACCACCACCGGCCCCGACGGCACACCGGTGCTCGACCTCGACGTGATCGCGCAGGCCACCGAGGCCGCCGGGGACCTCGACGTCACCGTGCACCGGGTCGTCGACACGCTGCCCGATCCCGCCGCCGCCGTCGCCGCCCTGGTGGGCACGGGCGTGCGCCGCGTCCTCACCTCGGGCGGTGCCGCCGCCGCACCTGATGGTGTGCCCGTCCTGCGGGCCATGGTCGCCGCCGCGGGCCGGATCGAGGTGATGGCCGGCAGCGGGGTGACACCGGCGTCGGTTGCGACGCTCGCGGCCGCCGGGGTGGACGCCGTGCACGCCTCCGCCAGCCGCGTGCACGCCGACGAGACGGGCGTGAGCCTCGGGTCCTCGCCCGACGCCGGGCGTTTCACGACCACCGACCCCGAGCTCGCCGGCCGGCTGCTGGCCGCGGTGCGCGAGGTCGCACCATGACGGATCACGTGTTGGGGATCGACTACGGCGGCACCTCGACCAAGCTGCTGATCGCGGCGGCCGGGGTGCGGGAGGCCGTCCCCGTGGCGGAAGCCCGCGTCCCCACGCCGCGCGGCGCGGGCGCGCTGGACGAGCTCGCCACGCTCGTCGAGACGTTCGTCGCCGACCGGAGCGTGCGCGGCGCGGCGGTGACCGTCGCCGGCATCGTGGACGACCGCGGTGTCGTGGTGACCTCGAGCAACCTGCCATGGCTGGCGGGCGTCGCGATCGGGGACGTGCTGCGCGCGAGGCTTGGCTTCGCCGTCGTGCCCGTGCACGACGGCCGGGCGGCGGCCCGCGCCGAGGCGGTGCTCGGAGCCGGGCGCGGGCACGAGGACACCTACGTCGTCGCCCTCGGCACCGGCGTGGGCAGCGCGCACGTGGTGCGCGGCGTGGTGGAAGCCGGCGCGCACAACGCGGCCGGCGAGATCGGGCACATCAGCCAGAACGAGCACGGCCGGCTGTGCTCGTGCGGGCAGCGCGGCTGCCTCGAGACGTTCATCGGCGGTGCGCACCTCGCCGGCCGGTGGCGCCAGGTCGTCGCGGCCGAGGGCTCCGCCTCGCCCGAGGAGCTCGAGGCGCTCACCGCGCAGGACCTCGTGGCGGCCGTCCGAGCCGGACACCCCGCGGCTGCGGCGATCCTCGCCGAGGCGACGACCGCGCTGGCCCGCGGGCTGCTCGGCATGATCGCGACCGTCGATCCCGGGCGCGTGGTCATCGGAGGCGGGCTGGGTCAGGCGCCCGACGTCATCCTCGAGCCCACCGTCGAGCAGCTGCGGGCGCGCGCGACCTTCCACCAGGTCCCGCCGATCGTCCCCGCGACGCTCGGCCCCTGGGCGGGGGCATGGGGGGCG encodes:
- a CDS encoding copper homeostasis protein CutC, with translation MSELASEPSIRRLVLELAVQDVRGIGVAARVRPARIELCTALALGGLTPPGSLIDAAVAARDAGGPGVHVLIRPRSGGFTYDADELAVLLADCRAAAEHGADGIVVGATTTGPDGTPVLDLDVIAQATEAAGDLDVTVHRVVDTLPDPAAAVAALVGTGVRRVLTSGGAAAAPDGVPVLRAMVAAAGRIEVMAGSGVTPASVATLAAAGVDAVHASASRVHADETGVSLGSSPDAGRFTTTDPELAGRLLAAVREVAP
- a CDS encoding ROK family protein; this encodes MTDHVLGIDYGGTSTKLLIAAAGVREAVPVAEARVPTPRGAGALDELATLVETFVADRSVRGAAVTVAGIVDDRGVVVTSSNLPWLAGVAIGDVLRARLGFAVVPVHDGRAAARAEAVLGAGRGHEDTYVVALGTGVGSAHVVRGVVEAGAHNAAGEIGHISQNEHGRLCSCGQRGCLETFIGGAHLAGRWRQVVAAEGSASPEELEALTAQDLVAAVRAGHPAAAAILAEATTALARGLLGMIATVDPGRVVIGGGLGQAPDVILEPTVEQLRARATFHQVPPIVPATLGPWAGAWGAALTADELAPVDVGGVAV
- a CDS encoding M81 family metallopeptidase, with amino-acid sequence MTLSTPRRPRIAIAGMAIESSAYAAHRADHRDFHTSTGDALVARYPFLAPASPLREAAEWLGVFYARSIPGGAVRTEVYEDYCERIVTGLAALHAERPLDGIYLDVHGAMSVVGMDDAEGDLVTRVRGVVGTDVLIGATMDLHGNISPRFFDQVDLPTCYRLAPHEDAWETRERAARNLVAQVRVAQLRDGARPVRAWVKVPILLPGEKTSTRVEPARSLYASLADVERRAGVLDASIWIGYAWADEPRCHASVIVTGHEADVVRAEAEGIARHLWSVREDFTFVGPPGTLADGVAAALAATETPYLVSDSGDNPGAGGSGDVTWTLTRLLGMPELTGEDAPLVYVASIFDAAAIEELARHAVGDEVVVVAGARVDNRVSGPVRIAGTLLSLTAGDPHAGRIAVIAVGGLRVIVTEFRKAFHAAGDFRALGLEPTEARAIVTKIGYLEPTLYDLARGWTLALTPGPVDQDLERLGHERIARPMFPFDAFDADPDLTARVSA